A stretch of the Thermus thermophilus genome encodes the following:
- the dxs gene encoding 1-deoxy-D-xylulose-5-phosphate synthase: MILDKVNSPEDLKRLSLEELLLLAEEIRSEIIRVTAQNGGHLASSLGAVELILALHRVFDSPRDRILFDVGHQAYAHKLVTGRKDRFHTLRKEGGISGFTKVSESPHDAITAGHASTSLANALGMVLARDLMGEDYHVVAVIGDGALTGGMALAALNKIGELQKRMLIVLNDNEMSISENVGALNKYFKELQIRKWVQDAEKLGKNILERISPQLFGLVDRAKEAAKLILHQENPFYAWGIRYVGPVDGHDLKGLIHILEHLKALDGPTLLHVVTKKGKGYKVAEADPIYWHGPPGFDPKKPEKVSKGYTWSQAFGDAVTELAHMEPRLFVLTPAMREGSGLVRYSLEHPERYLDVGICEDVAVTTAAGLALRGMKPIVAIYSTFLQRAYDQVIHDVAIENLPVVFAIDRAGIVGADGATHHGVFDIAYLRTIPNLQIAAPKDALELRAMLKKALEVGGPVAIRYPRDNVERAPEGAWPEIAWGKWEVLKEGTEVYILAFGKTLRYALEAAGDDPRVGVVNARFLKPLDREMLRALARYKLLTVEDHQRMGGFGSAVLEALNEMGLKPEIQVLGLPDRFFEHGAIPSLHRQAGIDAEGIRKALAAMGVALVHERA, from the coding sequence ATGATCTTGGACAAGGTGAACAGCCCCGAGGACCTGAAGCGCCTGAGCCTGGAGGAGCTTCTCCTCCTGGCCGAGGAGATCCGGAGCGAGATCATCCGGGTCACGGCGCAAAACGGCGGGCACCTGGCGAGCTCCCTGGGGGCGGTGGAACTCATCCTCGCCCTGCACCGGGTCTTTGACTCCCCCAGGGACCGGATCCTCTTTGACGTGGGGCACCAGGCCTACGCCCACAAGCTCGTCACGGGGCGCAAGGACCGGTTCCACACCCTGCGGAAGGAAGGGGGGATCTCCGGGTTCACCAAGGTCTCCGAGTCCCCCCACGACGCCATCACCGCGGGCCACGCCTCCACCTCCCTCGCCAACGCCTTGGGGATGGTCCTCGCCCGGGACCTCATGGGGGAGGACTACCACGTGGTGGCGGTGATCGGGGACGGGGCCTTGACGGGGGGGATGGCCCTCGCCGCCCTCAACAAGATCGGGGAGCTCCAGAAGCGGATGCTCATCGTCCTCAACGACAACGAGATGAGCATCTCCGAGAACGTGGGGGCCCTCAACAAGTACTTCAAGGAGCTCCAGATCAGGAAGTGGGTCCAGGACGCGGAGAAGCTGGGGAAGAACATCCTGGAACGCATCTCCCCCCAGCTCTTCGGCCTCGTGGACCGGGCCAAGGAGGCGGCGAAGCTCATCCTCCACCAGGAGAACCCCTTCTACGCCTGGGGCATCCGCTACGTGGGCCCGGTGGACGGGCACGACCTCAAGGGGCTCATCCACATCCTGGAGCACCTCAAGGCCCTGGACGGCCCCACCCTCCTCCACGTGGTCACGAAGAAGGGCAAGGGCTACAAGGTGGCCGAGGCCGACCCCATCTACTGGCACGGCCCCCCGGGCTTTGACCCCAAGAAGCCGGAGAAGGTGTCCAAGGGGTACACCTGGAGCCAGGCCTTTGGGGACGCCGTCACCGAGCTTGCCCACATGGAGCCCAGGCTCTTCGTCCTCACCCCGGCCATGCGGGAGGGCTCGGGGCTCGTGCGCTACTCCTTGGAGCACCCGGAGCGCTACCTGGACGTGGGGATCTGCGAGGACGTGGCGGTGACCACGGCGGCGGGGCTCGCCCTCCGGGGGATGAAACCCATCGTGGCCATCTACTCCACCTTCCTGCAGCGGGCCTACGACCAGGTGATCCACGACGTGGCCATTGAGAACCTCCCCGTGGTCTTCGCCATTGACCGGGCGGGGATCGTGGGGGCGGACGGGGCCACCCACCACGGGGTCTTTGACATCGCCTACCTCAGGACCATTCCCAACCTCCAGATCGCCGCCCCCAAGGACGCCCTGGAGCTCCGGGCCATGCTGAAAAAGGCCCTGGAGGTGGGAGGCCCCGTGGCCATCCGCTACCCCCGGGACAACGTGGAGCGGGCCCCCGAGGGCGCCTGGCCGGAGATCGCCTGGGGGAAGTGGGAGGTGCTGAAGGAGGGGACGGAGGTCTATATCCTGGCCTTCGGCAAGACCCTGAGGTACGCCCTCGAGGCCGCCGGGGACGACCCCAGGGTGGGGGTGGTGAACGCCCGCTTCCTCAAGCCCCTGGACCGGGAGATGCTGAGGGCGCTTGCCCGCTACAAGCTCCTCACCGTGGAGGACCACCAGAGGATGGGCGGGTTTGGGAGCGCGGTGCTGGAAGCCCTAAACGAGATGGGCTTAAAGCCCGAGATCCAGGTCCTCGGCCTTCCCGACCGCTTCTTTGAGCACGGGGCGATCCCGAGCCTCCACCGCCAGGCGGGCATTGACGCCGAAGGGATCCGGAAGGCCCTGGCGGCCATGGGGGTGGCCTTGGTGCATGAGCGGGCCTGA
- a CDS encoding MBL fold metallo-hydrolase, with protein sequence MSGPEVLRFAANLYRVPVEGGYFLVDAGLPWEARRLLSLLQEPPKLLFLTHHHLDHAGGARALWERFRVPVLAHPQEWPYLTKRKPRPPLPLPLLGRALANLGPAIPEEALAPAEEGMEVFGFRVVHLPGHTLGQVGLLREGVLLAGDALRGKGLPPRFINEDHALARKTVRKILELGVERVYLGHGGPLSREEVAAIARRLGV encoded by the coding sequence ATGAGCGGGCCTGAGGTCCTGCGCTTTGCCGCCAACCTCTACCGCGTCCCGGTGGAAGGGGGGTACTTCCTGGTGGACGCCGGGCTTCCCTGGGAGGCCAGAAGGCTCCTCTCCCTCCTCCAAGAGCCCCCCAAGCTCCTCTTCCTCACCCACCACCACCTGGACCACGCCGGGGGGGCCCGGGCCCTTTGGGAAAGGTTCCGGGTGCCGGTCCTCGCCCACCCGCAGGAGTGGCCCTACCTCACCAAAAGGAAGCCCCGCCCGCCTCTTCCCCTCCCCCTCTTGGGAAGGGCCCTGGCCAACCTGGGGCCGGCGATCCCGGAGGAGGCCCTCGCCCCCGCAGAGGAGGGAATGGAGGTCTTCGGCTTCCGGGTGGTCCACCTCCCGGGGCACACCCTGGGCCAGGTGGGGCTTTTGCGGGAAGGCGTCCTCCTGGCCGGGGATGCCCTCAGGGGAAAGGGCCTTCCCCCGAGGTTCATCAACGAGGACCACGCCCTGGCCCGGAAGACGGTGCGCAAGATCCTGGAGCTTGGGGTAGAGCGGGTCTACCTGGGCCACGGGGGGCCTTTGAGCAGGGAGGAGGTGGCCGCGATCGCCCGTAGACTGGGGGTATGA